Proteins encoded in a region of the Enterococcus gilvus ATCC BAA-350 genome:
- a CDS encoding alpha/beta hydrolase, producing MAFLQVNVYSNVLQMEVAMNVILPQTTHKKIGTETVGATEDVPVLYLLHGMGGNHSVWERRTSIERYVSEYRMAVVMPSTDLGFYTDTTYDMHYWTFVSEELPEIIHELFPQITYKREKTFAAGLSMGGYGALKLGLAKPEKFAAVASLSGAVVLADVESLLLVRNEAYWTGVFGPLDQIQGSENDPLFLLNELVNSEKSAPRFFLACGTEDELYPASQYMAHKMEQKNLDVTFEKGPGKHDWVFWDAWIKRVLEWFNEKND from the coding sequence ATGGCTTTTTTACAGGTAAATGTATACTCGAACGTTTTACAAATGGAAGTGGCGATGAATGTCATTTTGCCGCAAACGACACATAAAAAGATCGGAACCGAAACGGTGGGGGCCACTGAAGATGTACCTGTCTTGTACTTGTTACATGGCATGGGCGGAAATCACAGCGTTTGGGAACGTCGTACGTCGATTGAACGCTATGTGTCTGAATACCGTATGGCGGTAGTCATGCCCTCAACAGATCTGGGCTTCTATACGGATACGACATACGATATGCATTACTGGACATTCGTTTCGGAAGAACTACCAGAAATTATTCATGAGTTGTTTCCGCAGATTACGTATAAAAGAGAAAAGACCTTTGCGGCCGGATTGTCGATGGGCGGCTATGGCGCATTGAAACTTGGTTTAGCGAAACCTGAGAAGTTTGCTGCTGTAGCTTCATTGTCAGGAGCAGTTGTATTGGCTGACGTGGAAAGCTTGCTATTGGTACGAAACGAAGCTTATTGGACAGGTGTATTTGGTCCACTGGATCAAATACAAGGATCAGAAAATGATCCACTCTTCCTATTGAATGAGTTAGTGAACAGTGAAAAATCTGCGCCGCGTTTCTTTTTGGCCTGCGGAACGGAAGATGAACTGTATCCTGCTAGCCAATACATGGCGCATAAAATGGAACAAAAAAACCTGGATGTGACGTTTGAAAAAGGTCCAGGAAAACACGACTGGGTATTTTGGGATGCTTGGATCAAACGAGTATTAGAATGGTTCAATGAAAAGAACGACTGA
- a CDS encoding class I SAM-dependent methyltransferase: MLLTALRFSHQLLKDVIDEGDHVIDATMGNGNDTRFLAELVGTTGRVYAFDVQEQAIKNTYEKLAEYKDRSTLFLAGHETIDETISIDQPIKAAIFNLGYLPNSDKKIITLPETTKQAMAAILDRLSVSGRMILVIYYGHDGGEAEKNEVLRFCQELPQEKFSVLNYQFINQKNNPPILLCVEKKND, translated from the coding sequence ATGCTTCTAACGGCTCTGCGCTTTAGTCACCAATTACTGAAGGACGTCATTGATGAAGGCGACCACGTCATTGACGCGACGATGGGAAATGGCAACGACACACGCTTCTTAGCTGAATTGGTTGGCACGACAGGTCGTGTTTACGCCTTCGATGTTCAAGAACAAGCAATTAAAAATACGTATGAAAAACTAGCCGAATACAAGGATCGTTCCACCCTCTTTCTCGCTGGCCATGAGACGATTGACGAAACTATTTCTATCGATCAACCAATTAAGGCAGCAATATTCAATCTTGGATACCTTCCAAACAGCGATAAGAAAATCATTACATTGCCCGAAACGACAAAGCAAGCGATGGCCGCTATCTTGGACAGGTTGTCTGTCAGCGGTCGAATGATTCTCGTGATCTATTATGGACACGATGGTGGCGAAGCCGAAAAAAATGAGGTGCTACGTTTTTGCCAGGAATTGCCGCAGGAAAAATTTAGTGTATTAAACTATCAATTTATTAACCAAAAAAATAATCCACCCATTTTATTATGCGTAGAGAAAAAGAACGACTGA
- a CDS encoding TIGR01212 family radical SAM protein (This family includes YhcC from E. coli K-12, an uncharacterized radical SAM protein.): MTFQYSDDESKRYHSWNYALRHEFGGKIFKVPVDGGFDCPNRDGTVAHGGCTFCSVSGSGDMIVAPSDPLPQQFHKEIDMMHKKWPHVDQYIVYFQNFTNTHAPVAVIRERFEQVVNLPGVVGLSVGTRPDCLPPEVVEYLAELNQRLYLWVELGLQTTYESTSDRINRAHDYATYVDAVARLRKHNINVCTHLINGLPGESLEMMRENVRRTILDSDVQGIKLHLLHLMRNTKMLRDYAEGRLQLMSKDDYVSVICDQLEMIPQDIIIHRLTGDAPWDSLIGPMWSLKKWEVLNAIDQELLRRDSYQGKFALRKEFEHASNGSAL, translated from the coding sequence ATGACCTTTCAATATAGTGATGATGAATCCAAACGTTACCATTCATGGAACTACGCCCTGCGCCACGAATTCGGCGGGAAAATTTTTAAAGTGCCGGTAGATGGCGGATTTGACTGTCCAAACCGTGATGGTACGGTCGCACATGGCGGATGTACCTTCTGCAGCGTTTCTGGTTCTGGCGACATGATCGTCGCACCAAGTGACCCGCTGCCTCAGCAATTCCACAAAGAAATCGACATGATGCACAAAAAATGGCCTCATGTCGATCAATACATCGTCTATTTCCAAAATTTCACCAATACTCATGCACCTGTAGCGGTCATACGCGAACGCTTCGAGCAAGTTGTCAACCTGCCTGGTGTTGTTGGTTTGTCTGTGGGCACTCGTCCAGATTGCTTACCTCCAGAAGTCGTAGAGTATCTAGCAGAACTGAATCAGCGCCTGTATTTATGGGTTGAATTAGGTCTGCAAACAACGTACGAAAGCACGAGTGATCGCATCAATCGTGCGCATGATTATGCGACTTACGTGGATGCCGTCGCTCGTCTTCGTAAGCATAATATCAACGTGTGTACCCATTTGATCAACGGACTCCCTGGGGAATCCTTAGAGATGATGCGGGAAAATGTCCGCCGTACGATTTTGGATTCAGACGTTCAAGGCATCAAGCTGCACCTGCTCCATTTGATGCGTAATACAAAAATGCTGCGGGATTATGCAGAAGGACGTCTCCAATTAATGAGTAAGGACGATTACGTTTCCGTGATTTGCGATCAATTGGAGATGATCCCACAGGACATCATTATTCATCGACTGACTGGAGACGCGCCTTGGGATTCATTGATCGGCCCCATGTGGAGTTTGAAAAAATGGGAGGTTTTGAATGCGATCGACCAAGAGTTGCTTCGCCGAGACTCTTATCAAGGAAAGTTTGCTCTCAGAAAGGAATTTGAACATGCTTCTAACGGCTCTGCGCTTTAG
- the metK gene encoding methionine adenosyltransferase, translated as MEERRLFTSESVSEGHPDKVADQISDAILDAILEKDPKARVACETSVTTGLVLVFGEISTSAYVDIQKVVRETIKRIGYTESKFGFDGDNVAVLVAIDEQSPDIAQGVDDALETRGKEELLDEIGAGDQGLMFGFAVNETPELMPLPISLSHHLVKRLADLRKSGEVAYFGPDAKSQVTVEYDENGKPLRVDTVVISTQHNDAVENETIQKDVMEKVIKHEIPAELLDDQTKYFINPTGRFVIGGPQGDAGLTGRKIIVDTYGGYSRHGGGAFSGKDATKVDRSASYAARYIAKNIVAAGLAEKVEVQLAYAIGVAQPVSISVNTFGTAKVSEEALIGAIRENFDLRPAGIIEMLDLLRPIYSDTAAYGHFGRTDVDLPWEHTDKVDVLKKRLNLG; from the coding sequence ATGGAAGAACGTCGTTTATTTACATCTGAATCAGTTTCAGAAGGACATCCGGATAAGGTTGCTGATCAAATCAGTGACGCGATTTTGGATGCGATTTTGGAAAAGGATCCGAAAGCCAGAGTTGCATGTGAGACATCTGTGACGACTGGGCTTGTTTTAGTTTTTGGAGAAATTTCTACTTCAGCATATGTAGATATCCAAAAGGTTGTTCGTGAAACAATCAAGCGCATTGGTTACACAGAGTCGAAATTTGGTTTCGATGGTGACAATGTGGCAGTGTTAGTCGCAATTGATGAACAATCGCCTGACATTGCACAAGGGGTGGATGATGCGCTAGAAACTCGTGGAAAAGAAGAGTTATTAGATGAAATCGGTGCTGGAGACCAAGGCCTTATGTTTGGTTTTGCAGTGAACGAGACACCTGAATTAATGCCTTTACCCATTTCATTGAGTCATCATTTGGTAAAACGTTTAGCAGATTTACGTAAATCGGGAGAAGTAGCTTATTTTGGACCGGATGCTAAATCCCAAGTCACTGTGGAATATGATGAAAATGGCAAGCCTTTGCGTGTGGATACAGTGGTTATCAGCACTCAGCATAATGATGCTGTAGAGAATGAAACCATCCAAAAGGACGTAATGGAAAAAGTGATCAAGCATGAAATTCCTGCTGAATTATTGGATGATCAAACAAAATACTTTATTAATCCAACAGGTCGATTTGTTATTGGCGGACCTCAAGGGGATGCTGGTTTAACTGGACGTAAGATCATCGTGGATACATACGGTGGTTATTCACGTCATGGTGGTGGTGCATTTTCTGGGAAAGATGCGACGAAAGTGGACCGTTCTGCTTCTTATGCGGCACGCTATATTGCTAAAAATATTGTTGCTGCCGGCTTAGCTGAAAAAGTGGAGGTTCAACTTGCCTATGCGATCGGTGTGGCGCAACCCGTTTCTATTTCAGTAAATACGTTCGGTACAGCCAAGGTTTCCGAAGAAGCATTGATTGGTGCGATTCGCGAAAACTTCGATTTACGGCCAGCGGGAATTATTGAGATGTTGGATCTTTTGCGTCCAATCTATAGCGATACGGCAGCGTATGGTCATTTTGGTCGTACAGATGTTGATTTGCCTTGGGAGCATACAGACAAAGTCGATGTGTTGAAAAAAAGATTGAATTTAGGATAG
- a CDS encoding phosphatase PAP2 family protein, whose translation MKNKPIYQLIGSFTLLFFAALCYIVRFYPETLSGFDRGIIHGVHQLYPQMNGYFLWVTKFANPITIILLSFVFVGLFYFNKQKITALWLALSMVLISGIGNHLLKLFFHRARPTILPHMVSEHSFSFPSGHSTASTLLYGTLIFVMPLFFKEKTPRLIAQILVGLLIFSIVVSRIYLGVHYPSDVLAGTLFGSSWLLFTYPMYKEKKLAYDLKSIRRKK comes from the coding sequence ATGAAAAATAAACCCATCTACCAATTAATCGGCAGTTTCACTTTGCTGTTTTTTGCGGCATTGTGTTACATCGTTCGATTTTATCCAGAAACACTCTCTGGTTTTGATCGCGGAATCATTCATGGCGTTCATCAGCTTTACCCTCAAATGAACGGGTATTTTTTGTGGGTAACAAAATTTGCGAACCCCATTACAATTATTCTTTTATCGTTCGTGTTCGTCGGCTTGTTCTATTTCAACAAACAAAAAATCACTGCACTTTGGCTAGCGCTTAGTATGGTGCTCATTAGCGGGATCGGCAATCACCTGCTGAAGCTCTTCTTCCATCGCGCACGTCCAACGATTTTACCGCATATGGTCTCGGAACATAGTTTCAGCTTTCCCAGCGGTCACTCGACGGCCAGCACGCTGCTATATGGAACGTTGATCTTTGTCATGCCGTTGTTTTTCAAAGAAAAAACGCCACGGTTAATCGCTCAGATTCTTGTAGGTCTGCTGATTTTTAGTATTGTTGTCAGTCGAATCTATCTAGGTGTCCATTATCCGAGTGATGTTCTTGCCGGCACTCTTTTCGGCAGCAGCTGGCTATTGTTCACCTACCCTATGTACAAAGAGAAAAAATTAGCTTACGATCTTAAATCAATCAGGAGGAAAAAATGA
- a CDS encoding MDR family MFS transporter has protein sequence MKRKTNVKVVTAGIFIATFMSAIEGTIVTTAMPTIVGSLHGIEIMNWVFSIYLLTNAMITPIYGKLADKIGRKPIFIFGIVLFVLGSALCGMSNEMMTLIIARGIQGIGAGAIMPVSLTIIADLYDIEKRAKVLGLTSAAWGVASVFGPLAGGLIVDTVGWHWIFFINVPIGLALIGLLQYFFIEEKKVHQAKKMDIFGSLFLMLTLVSLLLGFQLLGDGGLSAAVIALFAASILSLVLFIRTEKRAEDPVINLNLFKNQTFASVNIVAALISGFLMGLDVYIPMWMQGVLGKPAGLGGLVLAPMSIVWMYGSFLSGQLLRKYPAKRIIIIGLTIILAGGGTLLALPQQSPFWLFFIIMGVLGVGYGLSVTTTTVEAQASVPKEEIGVATSFNTLSRTIGQTVMVSLFGIILNVANGRQLVQAGIADLDIMNRLINPHTALQIDSDLRMELRKVLFDSLHWVYFAGLVLIIIALIFSFMVGKQSRSVTLNEE, from the coding sequence ATGAAGAGAAAAACAAATGTGAAAGTTGTGACAGCGGGGATTTTTATCGCCACATTTATGTCGGCGATCGAGGGAACAATTGTGACGACTGCGATGCCAACGATTGTTGGAAGTCTACATGGTATTGAGATCATGAATTGGGTGTTCTCGATTTATTTATTGACGAATGCCATGATTACACCGATTTATGGTAAACTGGCGGATAAAATCGGGCGAAAGCCGATTTTTATTTTTGGAATAGTATTATTTGTTTTGGGTTCAGCATTGTGCGGTATGTCCAATGAAATGATGACGTTGATTATCGCTCGAGGAATTCAAGGGATTGGCGCGGGAGCGATCATGCCTGTTTCTTTAACGATCATTGCGGATTTATATGATATTGAAAAGCGCGCGAAGGTACTTGGATTGACGAGTGCGGCTTGGGGTGTCGCCAGCGTATTTGGTCCTTTGGCTGGTGGTTTGATCGTCGATACGGTTGGTTGGCACTGGATCTTCTTTATCAATGTTCCGATCGGATTAGCGTTGATCGGTTTGTTGCAGTATTTCTTTATAGAAGAGAAAAAAGTGCATCAGGCGAAAAAAATGGATATTTTTGGGAGTTTATTTTTAATGTTGACATTGGTCAGCCTTCTATTGGGCTTCCAGCTTTTAGGTGATGGCGGACTGTCAGCAGCAGTCATTGCTTTATTTGCAGCCAGCATCCTTTCGCTAGTTCTCTTTATTCGAACAGAGAAGCGCGCAGAAGATCCTGTCATCAATTTGAACTTGTTCAAGAATCAAACGTTTGCCAGTGTGAATATTGTGGCTGCATTGATCAGCGGTTTTTTGATGGGACTAGATGTTTATATCCCTATGTGGATGCAAGGTGTACTAGGGAAACCAGCAGGGCTTGGCGGATTAGTGTTGGCACCAATGTCGATTGTCTGGATGTATGGGTCTTTTTTATCCGGCCAATTATTACGCAAGTATCCAGCAAAAAGGATCATTATCATCGGTTTGACGATTATTTTAGCTGGCGGCGGGACTTTATTAGCTTTACCGCAGCAAAGTCCGTTTTGGCTATTTTTCATCATCATGGGCGTTTTAGGTGTCGGGTATGGATTATCTGTTACGACAACGACCGTCGAAGCACAGGCGAGTGTACCAAAAGAAGAAATTGGTGTTGCGACTTCTTTTAATACGTTGTCGCGGACGATTGGACAAACAGTGATGGTCTCGCTTTTTGGGATTATTCTGAATGTTGCGAATGGTCGTCAGTTGGTTCAGGCGGGGATCGCAGATCTTGATATCATGAATCGGTTGATCAATCCCCACACGGCCTTGCAAATTGATTCTGATTTACGAATGGAATTAAGGAAGGTTCTTTTTGATAGTTTGCATTGGGTTTATTTTGCAGGCTTAGTGTTGATTATCATTGCGCTCATTTTTAGCTTTATGGTTGGCAAACAGTCAAGAAGTGTTACACTAAACGAAGAATAA